One window of Lacerta agilis isolate rLacAgi1 chromosome 14, rLacAgi1.pri, whole genome shotgun sequence genomic DNA carries:
- the LOC117058529 gene encoding zinc finger protein 581-like encodes MELQRHSKSTGDPQRPPETLEPLNPQEPASHVGQPIKLELGGEGGGVQTLPPKLSRPPLPSPGSALLQGLNGLPGAGRRALVPGGAGGTEQGEPSRLGRYLLIDSQGLPYTVLVEEGVGAAGDPEGGGSGGSLRKVYSCPVCSRTFEYLSYLQRHSITHSESKPHVCRACGKAFKRTSHLERHKYTHSGRKPHQCPICQRSFRDSGELSHHQRVHTGERPYQCEACHMRFGERNTLQRHIRRKHRLQLLPTP; translated from the coding sequence ATGGAGCTGCAGAGACATTCCAAGTCTACAGGAGACCCCCAAAGACCACCAGAAACCTTGGAACCCCTCAATCCACAAGAGCCTGCAAGCCATGTGGGACAACCCATCAAGCTGGAgctggggggtgagggagggggtGTCCAAACATTGCCTCCTAAACTCTCTCGCCCGCCATTGCCTTCTCCTGGTAGCGCCCTCCTTCAGGGATTGAATGGGCTGCCAGGAGCAGGGAGGCGGGCACTTGTTCCTGGAGGGGCAGGAGGCACAGAACAAGGGGAACCCTCTCGATTGGGGCGCTACTTGCTGATTGACAGCCAGGGACTGCCATACACCGTGCTGGTGGAAGAGGGGGTGGGAGCGGCAGGGGACCCGGAAGGGGGCGGGAGTGGAGGGTCCTTGCGTAAGGTGTACAGCTGCCCTGTGTGCTCGCGGACATTTGAGTACCTGTCTTACCTGCAGCGCCACAGCATCACTCACTCGGAGAGCAAGCCCCACGTTTGCCGGGCATGCGGCAAGGCCTTCAAGCGCACGTCCCACTTGGAGCGCCACAAGTACACCCACTCGGGCCGGAAGCCCCACCAGTGCCCCATCTGCCAGCGCAGCTTCCGTGACTCGGGGGAGCTCTCGCACCACCAGCGGGTGCACACGGGGGAGCGGCCCTACCAGTGCGAGGCCTGCCACATGCGCTTTGGGGAGCGCAACACCCTCCAGAGGCACATCCGCCGGAAGCACCGCCTGCAGCTCCTCCCAACGCCGTAA
- the CCDC106 gene encoding coiled-coil domain-containing protein 106: MSLPCQVSSIRPTWGGRTMTESNHHHQRATRGRRGSGAKQVKEDNEAYKIAIPLDEPHQMESQTQTQQQLYYGLSPPQNFDETPEMPAPSLTLVTSMRTQLHMALERNSWLQKRIEDLEEERDFLRCQLDKFISCARLDADEHCRSKQLPRRSEVSDSRNGDVTDDDSMGSWMSAGPEEGGSAEHKKQKGGVNRRRFAKPKVRERQRVKDVDGVLCRYKKILYTFQKLQSMSRAFEHHRVDRNTVALTTPIAELLIVAPEKVAEVGEFDSSKERLLEYSRRCFMALDDETLKKVQALKKSKLLLPITYRFKRKTDAPGPAASNSLPSPTTPPKPPPPIADCFKR; encoded by the exons ATGTCATTACCGTGCCAA GTTAGCAGCATCCGTCCCACCTGGGGAGGGAGGACAATGACTGAAAGTAACCACCATCACCAACGGGCAACTAGGGGACGCCGTGGATCGGGAGCAAAGCAAG TGAAAGAAGACAATGAAGCTTATAAAATAGCCATACCTTTGGACGAGCCGCACCAAATGGAATCGCAGACTCAAACTCAGCAACAGTTGTATTATGGTCTGAGCCCTCCTCAGAATTTTGATG AGACACCAGAGATGCCCGCTCCCTCCTTGACCCTGGTGACCAGCATGAGGACTCAGCTGCACATGGCCCTGGAGAGGAACTCCTGGCTGCAGAAGCGAATCGAGGACCTGGAGGAAGAACGGGACTTCCTGCGCTGCCAGCTAGACAAGTTCATCTCCTGCGCCCGTCTGGATGCTG ATGAGCACTGCCGCAGCAAGCAGCTCCCACGGCGGTCCGAGGTGTCCGACAGCCGGAACGGGGATGTGACAGACGACGACAGTATGGGCTCCTGGATGAGTGCCGGCCCTGAGGAAGGAGGCTCCGCGGAGCACAAGAAGCAGAAAGGAGGGGTCAACAGGCGGCGCTTTGCCAAGCCCAAAGTCCGCGAGAGGCAGAGAG tcAAAGATGTGGATGGGGTACTGTGCCGCTACAAGAAGATCCTGTACACTTTCCAGAAGCTGCAAAGCATGAGCCGGGCCTTTGAGCACCACCGTGTGGACCGTAATACTGTGGCCTTGACCACGCCCATCGCTGAGCTCCTCATCGTGGCCCCTGAAAAGGTGGCGGAGGTGGGCGAATTTGACTCGTCCAAGGAGCGCCTGCTGGAGTATTCCCGCCGATGCTTCATGGCTCTGGACGATGAGACTCTCAAGAAGGTCCAGGCGCTCAAGAAAAGcaaactcctcctgcccatcacCTACCGCTTCAAGCGGAAAACGGACGCCCCCGGCCCAGCGGCCAGCAATTCCTtaccctcgcccaccaccccaCCCAAGCCCCCTCCGCCCATTGCCGACTGCTTTAAGCGATGA
- the U2AF2 gene encoding splicing factor U2AF 65 kDa subunit gives MSDFDEFERQLNENKQERDKENRHRKRSHSRSRSRDRKRRSRSRDRRNRDQRSVSRDRRRRRSPLSLAGPLSRSPRHEKKKKVRKYWDVPPPGFEHITPMQYKAMQAAGQIPATALLPTMTPDGLAVTPTPVPVVGSQMTRQARRLYVGNIPFGITEEAMMDFFNAQMRLGGLTQAPGNPVLAVQINQDKNFAFLEFRSVDETTQAMAFDGIIFQGQSLKIRRPHDYQPLPGMSENPSVYVPGVVSTVVPDSAHKLFIGGLPNYLNDDQVKELLTSFGPLKAFNLVKDSATGLSKGYAFCEYVDINVTDQAIAGLNGMQLGDKKLLVQRASVGAKNATLSTINQTPVTLQVPGLMSSQVQMGGHPTEVLCLMNMVLPEELLDDEEYEEIVEDVRDECSKYGVVKSIEIPRPVDGVEVPGCGKIFVEFTSVFDCQKAMQGLTGRKFANRVVVTKYCDPDSYHRRDFW, from the exons ATGTCCGACTTCGACGAGTTCGAGCGGCAGCTCAACGAAAACAAACAAG AACGCGACAAAGAGAATCGCCACCGGAAACGCAGCCACAGTCGCTCACGGAGTCGTGACAGGAAACGCCGCAGCCGCAGCCGTGACAGACGCAACAGGGATCAGCGCAGTGTTTCGCGGGATCGCAGGAGACGCAG ATCACCCCTAAGCCTAGCGGGTCCCCTGAG CCGTTCTCCCaggcatgagaagaagaagaaggttcgCAAGTACTGGGATGTTCCGCCCCCAGGCTTTGAACACATCACTCCCATGCAGTATAAAGCCATGCAAG CTGCTGGGCAAATTCCAGCTACAGCCCTCCTGCCAACAATGACCCCTGATGGACTGGCAGTGACCCCCACTCCTGTGCCAGTAGTAGGCAGCCAGATGACACGGCAAGCCCGGCGTCTCTATGTGGGAAACATCCCCTTTGGAATCACTGAG GAGGCTATGATGGATTTCTTCAATGCTCAGATGCGCCTTGGTGGCCTTACCCAGGCTCCTGGTAACCCTGTCTTGGCAGTGCAGATAAACCAGGACAAGAACTTTGCATTTTTGGAG ttcCGCTCTGTAGATGAAACTACCCAGGCTATGGCTTTTGATGGGatcattttccagggacagtcgctGAAGATCAGACGCCCACATGATTACCAACCACTCCCTGGCATGTCTGAAAACCCTTCAGTCTATGTGCCAG GAGTGGTGTCCACAGTGGTTCCAGACTCTGCTCATAAGCTGTTCATTGGGGGTCTGCCAAACTATCTTAATGATGATCAG GTCAAGGAGTTGCTCACTTCTTTTGGACCCCTGAAGGCTTTCAATTTGGTGAAGGACAGTGCCACTGGCCTGTCGAAAGGTTATGCCTTCTGTGAATATGTGGACATCAACGTCACAGACCAG GCCATCGCGGGCTTGAATGGCATGCAGCTGGGCGACAAGAAACTGTTGGTGCAGAGAGCCAGTGTCGGAGCCAAGAATGCTACTCTG AGCACAATAAACCAGACCCCAGTGACCCTGCAGGTACCGGGCCTGATGAGCTCGCAGGTGCAGATGGGTGGTCACCCCACGGAGGTGCTGTGCCTCATGAATATGGTGCTGCCTGAGGAGCTGCTGGATGACGAGGAGTATGAGGAGATCGTCGAGGATGTGCGTGATGAGTGTAGCAAGTACGGTGTTGTCAAGTCCATTGAGATTCCCCGGCCTGTTGATGGCGTTGAGGTGCCTGGCTGTGGCAAG ATCTTTGTGGAGTTCACATCTGTCTTCGACTGTCAGAAGGCCATGCAAGGCCTGACTGGGCGCAAGTTTGCGAATCGGGTCGTGGTGACCAAGTATTGTGACCCCGACTCCTATCATCGCCGAGACTTCTGGTAG